ATATCGGTCACTTCGGCCTCCAGGCCCTGCGCCTTGGCCAGGCTGGCCAGATTGTGTGCCAGGGTCTCGCAGTTCCCGGTGTGGCTGCCATATAAAACCGTCAACTTCTGCGCCGTTTCTGCCAAGGCAGGGGCCGCCTCCGTTGGCGCGGCTACTGCGCCAGCGGGCACGGCGGACACGCCTGCAAAATAGCCGGACAGCCACTGCAGCTGCCCGGAATCCAGGCCAGACAATGCTTCGGAGAGCTGTGCCGCCTGCTTGTCAGAGAACGGCCCTCTCTCCAGACCTTTCTTAAAATCCATGTACTGTTACTTGTTAGGTTGCGGTGTGTACCGTAAATAAGGCTTGATAACCTTGTGTCCTTTCGGGAATTTGGCTTCCACGTCCTCTTGCTTGACGGATGGCGAAATAATCACATCCTGCCCCTGCTCCCAGTCTACCGGGGTGGCCACGCTGTAGTTGGCGGTCAGTTGCAGCGAGTCGATTACCCGCAGTATCTCGAAGAAGTTTCTTCCGGTAGAGGCCGGGTAGGTGATGATGGCTTTGATTTTCTTGTCCGGGCCAATAAAATACACGGAACGCACGGTGGCGCTGGTGGAGGCGTTCGGATGGATCATGTTGTACAGACCGGCCACTTTCCTGTCCACGTCCGCTATGATGGGGAAGTCCACGTCGCAGTGCTGCGTCTCGTTGATGTCCTTTATCCACTCGTAGTGCGAATCCAGTTCGTCCACGCTCACGGCGATCACCTTCGTGTCTCTTTTAGCAAACTCATCCTTCAGTTGGGCGGTGCGGCCAAGCTCCGTGGTGCAGACAGGCGTAAAATCGGCAGGGTGCGAGTAGATGATTCCCCAGCTGTCTCCGAGCCACTCATGGAAGTTAATCTCGCCTGCTGTGGTTTGTGCCGTAAAATTTGGTGCTTCGTCTCCGATTCTCAGACTCATAGTTTCTATTTTTTTAGTTGTACATTATTCGATCACTTCTCCTCTCCGGACTGGCGAAAGGCTTGCCCTTCAGCTACGTGTGGAGAGGGGTTCTATATAAAGGCAGATAAAATGCGCTGCTTACCGATCCTGTCCTTTCCTCTGTTTTTATCAGCCACAGAATATAACAGCCCTATAGGAGCCATTGTTCCTGTTTGTATACACAAATATACGGCAGGAGAGCAGGAGATGCCAATTGTAAAAATTGATTTAGGATAACTTAAAGTTATAGGCTTACAAACGCGCACAGAGATCAGCCGCTGCATTTCAGTCTTATATACAATATCAGCACCAGCCACCTCCCGTGGAGCGGCCGCAGCTATATAGCCTGCAGGTATATACGCTGCGCTGCTGCTCCTTCCGAAACCGCAGCGGTGAAGGCCAGCCTGTCTTCAATCCGGATGGAGGGTATAGCACCATCCGGATAGTCCGGACGGCAAATCAGCGGGCTGCCATAATCAGAAACTATGGTTCCGGATTAGGAAGCGCATCAGCAGCGCGGGCAGCCCACCTTCCGGGCCCTGCGGGGTGATGAAGTAAAAATTGCGGTGGATGGGCAGCTTCTTGATGCTGATGATCTTGAGCGTACCGTTCTCCAGTTCGTTAGGGATGGCGTGCATCGATAGGAAAGCCATACAGTCGGAGTGCTGCAGGTACGATTTAATGGCCTCGGTGCTCCCCAGTTGCATCTCCACAGACAGGTCGGACAGGCGGATGCCTTTCTGCTTCAGCGCGTCGGCAATCACCTCCAGCGTGCCCGAGCCGGGCTCGCGGAGCAGGAGCGGTATCTTTTTCAGCTCCTCCGGCCTGATTTCCTCTTTGCGGGCCAGCGCGTTTTTACTGCCGCAGACCAGCACAATCTCGTCTTTCAGAAAGGGGGTATAATGGATTTCCCGGCGCTTGGATTTCCCCTCTATCACTCCCATCTCGATGGTCTTGTGCAACAGGGCCTGCTCAATCTGCTCGGTGTTGCCGCTGAGCAACTCCACCTTCACGTCCTGGTGCAGGCTGTGGAAACGGGCCAGCAGGGGGGCAGTATATACTGCGTGATGGACGTGCTGGACCCCACGTGCAGCACGCCCTTGTGGGTCTGGTTTAGTTGGTTGAGGTCGAATTCCACCTGCCGGTAGATTTCCTGGATGGCCTCGGTGTGCTTCAGGAGCACCTCACCGGCCGGAGAGAGCTGCACCTTGTTCCCCCGCCGGTCAAAAAGGGCGATGTTGAACTGGCTCTCGAGTTCTTTTATATGCTTGGTAACCGCAGGCTGGGAAATGAGCAGTTCTTCGGCGGCCTTGGTGAAGTTGAGCCGCCGGGCCACGGTGTAAAATACTTTCAGGCGAAAATCGAACATATGCAATAATAAGCCAATTTCCGGAAAAGAGCGCAGTGGCCGGTACCGGGCCTGTCCGATTTCAAAATAGCCGGCAAGTAGCGGCAAGGGCGGGGAGGGCTATATAGGATGAGAATTGTTTATTATATAACCTAAGTTTTATAACCCAAGTTGCGGTATACTTACAAAGATGAAAAATGCCCTGCCCCTTCCGGGAGGGGGACAGTAACTCGTTTCTAAGAAAATTCCCCGCTTGGGAGGGGTAGGGTTGAGTTTACAATCATCAAAAATTTATCGGTTCATATACCACAACCTGAGTTATATATAAATGCACCCTATCCAGGTTGTGGCGGAAGACTTATTTGTACTTGTTCGCTTTGTATTTATTCACTTCCTTCTCCGGGACCTCCAGTTTGTTGTGGATGATCACCCTGGAATCCGGCAGGAATTTGAGCAGCCAGAGGTTCACGAAAAAGAGGATCAGCGAGAAAATAAAGGCGGCGATGGCCAGGCCGGAGTGCTCCTCCAGGGCATTGTTGAGGGCGCTGTACAGCAGCCATATCTGAATGCTCATGTTGCCGATCAGTGCCATGATGATGCCCAGCATCAGGGTGCTCGTCTTGTTGGGGTGCGCCTGGTTCTGCGCCTCTCTGAAATCACTCATAATCGTCTCCCGGTTAGCTTGCCTGTTCCTTGTAGGCTGTCACATATACTTTCTCGTCGCGCACCACCACGCTTAGCTGCGGCAGGCTGCGGGGCGGGGGGCCCTGCAGCCAGACAGAATAGCGGTAGATGATGCCAAACACGGCGAACACGGTCCCGAACAGGTAGGCGATGAGCGCCGCGTCAAAGTTCTGCAAATCGCGGGAGCCGATATACACCAGCGCAATAACCAGCACCATCGCGATGAAGGCATTCAGCAGTGCTTTCCTGTTTAAGTTTGAGAAGATTCTAAACATATGGCAGGGGCATTAAACAGTTCGTTCTCCGGCTCGAGAATGCCCGGAAGGCAATTTTCCGGGATGCAATTGGCTCTCCAGGTGGCTATCAGCAATTACGCTTCCCGCACCTTGGCTTAGAGTTGATACCGTAAATTAGGGAATTTGGTTGGGGCAACAAAGTCATTTTGGCGGCGATGCGGTATTCAGAAAAGTTCTAAATTCGCTGGAGAGCGGGCAAGGCTGCTAAATCCGGGGCCATTATGGTGGAGCGGGCAGTCCTATATATAACCCTTGCCCCCTTCGGGAGTATTCGTAAGCTCTGGTGGAAATAGCGTGGGGCGGAGCGCAGAAAATCAGGCGCTTTGTCTTTACTTTGAGAACACATCCCGATAGCATCGGGAAGAAATTTAAGCGTTATGGCGATATTGTCTTTGTTGAAAGCGGAAGTAAAGGGCCTGTTCCCGGCCTACTTCGCCCTGGTCATGTCGACGGGCATTGTTTCCATTGCGGCGCACCTGCTGGGTTTCCCCGCCATCAGCGTCGCGCTTTTCTGGCTGAACAACCTCCTCTTCCTGGTCATGCTGGCCATGCTGCTGTGCCGGGTGGTGTTCTATTTTTCCGCCTTCGCCGAGGATATCCAGTCGCATGCCAAGGGGGCTGGCTTTCTGACGCTGGTGGCGGCCGCCTGCATCCTGGGCATCCAGCACATTTTGCTGAAAGAAAACTACGCCGTGGCGCAGGCGCTCTGGTACCTCGCGCTGGTGCTGTGGATTATCCTCATATATACTTTCTTCATCAACATCACCACCAAAAAGGAAAAGCCCACGCTGGAGCACGGCATAAACGGGATATGGCTGGTAGCCGTGGTGGCCACGCAGGCGGTGGCCATTCTGGGCACTTACCTGGCCCACCACCTGCCGTTTCCGCCGGAGCGGGTGGTGTTCCTGTCGCTGTGCGGCTATATGCTGGGCTGCATGCTGTATATCATCCTCATCACGCTTATTTTCTACCGCCTCACGTTCTTCCCGATGAAGGCGGAGGCCTTCGCGCCGCCCTACTGGATTAACATGGGCGCGGTGGCCATCAGTACGCTTTCGGGTGCCACCCTCATCATGAACATCAACGAGATAACGGGGTTGCAGGATTTTATCCCTTTCGTGAAGGGGTTCAGCCTCTTCTTTTGGGTGACGGGCACCTGGTGGATTCCGATTATCGTGGTGCTGGGGATATGGCGGCATCTGTATAACCATTTTCCGATTTTTTATCACCCGCAGTACTGGGGCATGGTGTTTCCGCTGGGCATGTACACGGTGTGTACCTGGCGGCTGGCCCAGGCCCTGGAGCTGCCCTACCTGCAGCTCATCCCTGCCTACTTTATCTATATAGCCTTCACCGCCTGGCTGGTTGCGTTCCTGGGGCTCTGCTTTAACCTCGTAAAACTGTTTTCCCCGAAAAGAAACACCGAAACAATCCGGACCTGACTTGACCTGAGAAATGCGCTTTGTTTATATTTATATAGGCTGATTTTATATATGCCGGTCCGCCGGGCCGGCTGCTTCGGCGGGCTTCTTCGTCAGCAGGACTTTGTCTACCTTAAAGCCGTCCATGTCAATGATTTCTATCTCAAAGCCGTTGTGCTCCAGCCGCTCGCCCACCGTCGGGAACCGGCCCAGGAGGTGTATGACGAACCCGGCCAGCGTGGTAAAATCGTCTGAGTCTTTCCTGATGAATTCCTGCTTCAGCTCCCTGTTCAGGTTGTGGATGGAGACGGAGCCGCTCACCAGCAAAGAACCGTCCTCCCGCCTCACCACATCGGGCTCGCCGAACTCGTCCATGTCCGGCAAATCTCCCACAATCGACTCGAGCAGGTCGTGCAGCGTGATGACGCCCTCCACAGACCCGAACTCATCCACCACAACGGCCATATACTGCTTCTGCTTCTTGAAGGTGTTCAGCACGGCGTTCGCCAGCATCGACTCCGACACATATATCGGCTTCTGGACAAAGGCGGCGAGCGGCTCCTGCCTGTCCGACAGCAGGAACTTGTAAAAGTCCTTCGCGTGCAGCACGCCCACCAGCATGTCGAAATTGCCGTCGCACACCGGGAACCTGGAGTGGACGCTGGCCTCCACCGCCTCTTTTATCTTCTCGATCGGGTGGTTGATGTCCAGCCACTCCACGTCCATGCGGCGCGTCATCAGGTTTTTGGCCCGCTGGTCGGCATAGGTGAAGATGTTCTGGTGCAGTTCAGTTTCTTCCTTCGCCAGTATCCCCTGCCTGCCCGCTGTCCGGATGATCTGCCGGATCTCCTCCTCTGACATTTTCTCCTCGGTAGGCTCCTTCACCCCGAGCAGCTTCACCACCAGGTTGGTGGAGCCCGACAGGATTTTGACCAGGGGCATGGTGAGCAGGGTGAAGACCTTGATGACGGGGGCCACCGCGAGCGCGATGCTGTTGGCGTTGCTGAGGGCAATGGTCTTGGGGATGAGCTCCCCAATGACAATAGTGAAATAGGTGATAAGGCCGATGACCAGCACAATGGAGAGCGAGTCGGCGTACGGGGCCAGGAAACCGACCTCCAGCATCCAGACCCGCACATCGTCCGAGAGGGCGGCACCACCGTAGGCACCCGATATAATCCCAATCAGCGTGATGCCCACCTGCACGGCGGAGAGGAAATCCTCTGGCGAATCAAGCAGTTCCAGCACAGTTTGGGCGCTTTTGCTGCCTTTCTTCGCCTGCTGCGTCACCCTGTTCTTGTTCACAGATATGATGGAGAGTTCCGAGAGTGCAAAAAAACCGTTCAGCATCGTCAGGAGTACCAGGATAATTATTTCCATCTTTTAGGAGTGGGTGATATAGATTGTACGGTGATGCGGAAAGAAAATTTGCACAAATCTCTCTGCCCGGCTTCGGCGGCCAGGGTGCCAGGCTGAAAGAGGGAGTGGCCCGCCGGGAAAAGGCCCTTGGGGGCCTGCGGTTACAGCTGCCCGGAGGGTATATATAGCTGGTGTGCCACCGGAGAGGTTCCGCGCCTGTCTATACAACGTCTATATCACGTGGACTTAAGAATTGTTTTGTTTAAGCCTTGAAATAATGTATTCCCACCGGACCAAATCCTTTCAAATTCTATAGCCAGCTTTGGTGCTCTCAGTCCGAGAGGCCTCCCCGAAATGCTTCGGGGTAAACTAATCCCCTTCGGCACTGTGTAGCTGAAGCTGCCGGGGGTAGGGGCCCTCTATTCGCTCTGCTCCGGCTGCCTCACTTCGTTCGGCACCGCAACAGCTACAAGGCGCCTCATGGAAAAACTGGAAATAGTTACGCATTGAACTTCTTTTGGAGGTTTACAAGTGAGTTAGTAATCTGATAATCA
This window of the Pontibacter russatus genome carries:
- a CDS encoding peroxiredoxin; this translates as MSLRIGDEAPNFTAQTTAGEINFHEWLGDSWGIIYSHPADFTPVCTTELGRTAQLKDEFAKRDTKVIAVSVDELDSHYEWIKDINETQHCDVDFPIIADVDRKVAGLYNMIHPNASTSATVRSVYFIGPDKKIKAIITYPASTGRNFFEILRVIDSLQLTANYSVATPVDWEQGQDVIISPSVKQEDVEAKFPKGHKVIKPYLRYTPQPNK
- a CDS encoding LysR substrate-binding domain-containing protein, with product MELLSGNTEQIEQALLHKTIEMGVIEGKSKRREIHYTPFLKDEIVLVCGSKNALARKEEIRPEELKKIPLLLREPGSGTLEVIADALKQKGIRLSDLSVEMQLGSTEAIKSYLQHSDCMAFLSMHAIPNELENGTLKIISIKKLPIHRNFYFITPQGPEGGLPALLMRFLIRNHSF
- a CDS encoding LysR family transcriptional regulator; the encoded protein is MFDFRLKVFYTVARRLNFTKAAEELLISQPAVTKHIKELESQFNIALFDRRGNKVQLSPAGEVLLKHTEAIQEIYRQVEFDLNQLNQTHKGVLHVGSSTSITQYILPPCWPVSTACTRT
- a CDS encoding DUF6755 family protein encodes the protein MSDFREAQNQAHPNKTSTLMLGIIMALIGNMSIQIWLLYSALNNALEEHSGLAIAAFIFSLILFFVNLWLLKFLPDSRVIIHNKLEVPEKEVNKYKANKYK
- a CDS encoding tellurite resistance/C4-dicarboxylate transporter family protein, whose translation is MAILSLLKAEVKGLFPAYFALVMSTGIVSIAAHLLGFPAISVALFWLNNLLFLVMLAMLLCRVVFYFSAFAEDIQSHAKGAGFLTLVAAACILGIQHILLKENYAVAQALWYLALVLWIILIYTFFINITTKKEKPTLEHGINGIWLVAVVATQAVAILGTYLAHHLPFPPERVVFLSLCGYMLGCMLYIILITLIFYRLTFFPMKAEAFAPPYWINMGAVAISTLSGATLIMNINEITGLQDFIPFVKGFSLFFWVTGTWWIPIIVVLGIWRHLYNHFPIFYHPQYWGMVFPLGMYTVCTWRLAQALELPYLQLIPAYFIYIAFTAWLVAFLGLCFNLVKLFSPKRNTETIRT
- a CDS encoding hemolysin family protein, producing MEIIILVLLTMLNGFFALSELSIISVNKNRVTQQAKKGSKSAQTVLELLDSPEDFLSAVQVGITLIGIISGAYGGAALSDDVRVWMLEVGFLAPYADSLSIVLVIGLITYFTIVIGELIPKTIALSNANSIALAVAPVIKVFTLLTMPLVKILSGSTNLVVKLLGVKEPTEEKMSEEEIRQIIRTAGRQGILAKEETELHQNIFTYADQRAKNLMTRRMDVEWLDINHPIEKIKEAVEASVHSRFPVCDGNFDMLVGVLHAKDFYKFLLSDRQEPLAAFVQKPIYVSESMLANAVLNTFKKQKQYMAVVVDEFGSVEGVITLHDLLESIVGDLPDMDEFGEPDVVRREDGSLLVSGSVSIHNLNRELKQEFIRKDSDDFTTLAGFVIHLLGRFPTVGERLEHNGFEIEIIDMDGFKVDKVLLTKKPAEAAGPADRHI